The sequence CTCTTCTTCAGCCGGCGGCATCTGCAGGTGGAACCCCTGCCCCTGCAGATTGTCCAGCACAGTCTGAATCTCTTCCTGAGCCAGCTTGCGCTCAGGGCTCAATACCAGATCCAGACTGTGCTCGGGCTTGCCGAACACCTGCAGCAGCGCTTCTGGCACTTCACTCAGGCCCTTTTGACGCGGCACATACAGATACATGCCAGGCTTGCGCCGACTACGATAAATCGAACACAGAACTTTCATGCACTCTCCTGAGCCGTGGCATTGGCCACGGCCAACAACTCATCACCCATCAGGCGTCGCCGCCACCCAGTCAGCTCTGGCGGCAACTGGTAGGGTCCGTTGGGATAACCGCTACGCACCAGGCTTTCCAGCACTTTTTTACGCAGCATCAATTCCGGGGCAATCCCTAACCGCTCGGCATGCGTCTGGCCAACTTTGCGCAAAGCCTTGAGCAATCGGTTGGCATCCGCCGGCAACGGCTCAGGCAAACGCTCGGGCCATTGATCCTCCGGCATCGCCTGACCTTGACGAATCAGAGCCAGTAGGGTCTGACCATCATGCCGGACGGTGCGCGGATGCATGTCCTCAATACGCGACAGTGCCTGGAGGTTGTCCGGCTGATACTGGGCCAGCGGATACATTGCCCGTTCGCGAAGCAGCCGATTGCGCGCCTGATCACGGCGCCTGGCCTCACGCTCACGCCAGCTTGCCAAGACCTTGAGAACCGCCAGTTGCGACGGCTTTAAGCGCCAGGCCTGTTTAGTCTGCTGGTAAGCCAGTTCGGGGTCGGTCTCGACGGTGCTGACTGCCACCTGCTCGGCTGTATCTTCCAGCAGCCAGTCGCGCAAGCCTGCTGCATCAATACGTGGCGCCAGAACCTGATAGAGCTCAGCCAGATGCACCGCATCACGGGCTGCATAATCAATTTGAGCCTCGCTCAGCGGGCGTTGCAGCCAGTCTGAACGGGTTTCATCCTTGGGCAAATCGATACCCAGCAGACTCAGTACCAGCCGCGAATAACCCATGGAGAAATCCATACCCAGGTAAGCCGCAGCCAGCTGGGTATCAAACAGCGGCGCTGGCGTGGCACCACACAGGTGCTGAAACACCTCCAGATCCTCGCTACAGGAGTGCAGCACCTTGGTAACCGCCGGGTCACGCAGCAGCTCTACCCAGGGGCTCCAGTCACTGATTTTCAACGGGTCAATCAGGTAAGCCTGACGTCCGTCGCCGACCTGCAACAGCCCGGCTATGGGGTAAAAGGTCTCGGTACGAACAAACTCGGTATCCACTGCCACATAGGGCAGTTGTCGCCAGCGCTCGCACCAGGCAGCCAGCTCGGCGTCCTGGTCGATCATCAAGGGTTGAGCCAGAGGCGGTGTCATATATCTGTTCCTTAAACCAGGGCAACAGTATAACCGATCGTCTGCCAGCCCGTGCGGCCGATGCTCCGCAGCAAGAGAGTCGCGAATAGCTGTCAAGATTGACCGGGATCAACCGATACAGTTCATGGATCAGCAATAATTGCCAAAATCCGGCCCTTGGCCACCATCAAGGTCGGGTAACACTGCTAGGAGCCTGCATGGTCGTTCTCCAACACATCCCCCTCAAATACAAGTTTTGGGCGGTCAATGGCGTTACTTTTTTCAGTACCTTGCTACTGGTTCTGGTTGCCTTGTGGGTCGAGCAAGGGAGCCTGCACGCTGAGCGCCAACGCGTTGGCGAGCAACTGGTGCATCAAGCCGCGCAGGTCAGGCTGACAGAGTTTGAACCTATTGCCGCCGGCGGACGCTATGCCCGCCTGGAACAAGGCCTGGGCACCAGCCCGCGCTGGTTCCCGGTCGAGCAACTGGTAGCCACCGACCAGGACCGCCTGCTCGGGGTCTGGGCCCTGCGCCAGAACGAACAGGCCCTCCTTCTTGGAGTGAAACGCCAGGGCTACCTTGAACTGCTGCTGGACCGTGCACCCTTTTACGCGCTGGTGGTCTTTGTCCTGATGGTCGGCGTACTGCTGGTATCACAATTGTTGATTCTGTTCATCACCCGCCACCTTCATGCATTGCGTGACGTTATGCAGAAGGTTCAGGAAAGCGGCGACCTGACCCTCAGGGCTCAGGCCAGCTCACGCGATGAGGTCGGTGCCATGGCGCGCGCCTTCAATGCTATGCAGGATGCCCAGCAACAGGTAGTTGGTGCTGTGCGTAAGGCAGCCGAGGAACTTGACCAGGGAGCCAGCCAATTGGCCGGGCTGATGGCGCGAGTCAATGACGGTATGATCAGCCAGCAGAGCGAAACCGACATGGTGGCAGCTGCCGTCAATGAAATGAGTGCGACGGTTCAGGACATTGCAGCCAATGGCGCCACTACCCGCGACCAGTCCGGCCAAGCAGATGAACTGGCCCGCCAGGGACGTGATCAGGTGCTCAAGGTCAGCGAAACCATCACCGGCTTGGCTACCAGCATCGAGCGTTGTACTCAGCATATGCAACGACTGGAGGGTCACAGCAAGGAAATCAGTGGCGTGGTAAGAGTGATCCGCGACATTGCCGAGCAAACCAATCTTTTGGCGCTCAACGCCGCCATCGAAGCAGCCCGGGCCGGGGAATCCGGTCGCGGCTTCGCCGTGGTCGCTGACGAGGTCCGCGCCTTGGCCCAGAGAGTCCAGAATTCCACCGATGAAATCCAGCGCATGATCGAAGCCTTGCAGGGAGGTACCCGCGATGCCGTCGCGGACATGCAAGCCAGCGCCGAGCTGACCCATGAGTCGGTTGAGCAGGTTGAAGAGGCCGGTACCTCCCTGAGCCGCATCACCACGGCAGTCAGCCAGATCCGTGACGGGAACAGTGAGATTGCCTCAGCGGTAGAACAGCAAAGTGAGGTCGCCGAATCCATCACCCAAAGTGTGGTACAGATTCGCGATGTGACCGAGCGTACGGTCGAGCAAACCCAGCAAAGCGCCGCCACCAGCCAGCAACTGGCTGCCCTGGCGCATCAATTGACCTCGGCCGTAAGCAAACTCAAAACCTGAGCGGTGTGCGCTCTGAGCGAGTCACGGGCAGGTTCATTTGCCCGTGACATGCTCATTACGGAAACACTGATTAAATCAGTTTCGGTGTTGGCCCAATTGTCGCTGACCTGTTCTGGACACGCTGTAAATCCCCTCCGGGTCCGGCCAACCGATCACAGATCGGTCGGCGTTTGGCTGCACACGAAGCATGCTTCGTAAACGCTTGCCTCACCCCTCTACGCTCTTAGATGCCATCCGACCGCCAGGGATGGCGGAAGTGTCGAAAATGCAGGAGCAATTTTCGACACTGGCATCTAACGGTCCAGAACAGGTCAGCGACAACCGGGCTACTGAGCTTGCGTGCAATTAATCAGTGTGTCCTTACTGCAGACTGATCCGCTCGCGATTACGCTCGACAGTGGCCTGGCCGATGCCCTTGACCCCGGCCAGT is a genomic window of Halopseudomonas phragmitis containing:
- the rnd gene encoding ribonuclease D; amino-acid sequence: MTPPLAQPLMIDQDAELAAWCERWRQLPYVAVDTEFVRTETFYPIAGLLQVGDGRQAYLIDPLKISDWSPWVELLRDPAVTKVLHSCSEDLEVFQHLCGATPAPLFDTQLAAAYLGMDFSMGYSRLVLSLLGIDLPKDETRSDWLQRPLSEAQIDYAARDAVHLAELYQVLAPRIDAAGLRDWLLEDTAEQVAVSTVETDPELAYQQTKQAWRLKPSQLAVLKVLASWREREARRRDQARNRLLRERAMYPLAQYQPDNLQALSRIEDMHPRTVRHDGQTLLALIRQGQAMPEDQWPERLPEPLPADANRLLKALRKVGQTHAERLGIAPELMLRKKVLESLVRSGYPNGPYQLPPELTGWRRRLMGDELLAVANATAQESA
- a CDS encoding methyl-accepting chemotaxis protein, yielding MVVLQHIPLKYKFWAVNGVTFFSTLLLVLVALWVEQGSLHAERQRVGEQLVHQAAQVRLTEFEPIAAGGRYARLEQGLGTSPRWFPVEQLVATDQDRLLGVWALRQNEQALLLGVKRQGYLELLLDRAPFYALVVFVLMVGVLLVSQLLILFITRHLHALRDVMQKVQESGDLTLRAQASSRDEVGAMARAFNAMQDAQQQVVGAVRKAAEELDQGASQLAGLMARVNDGMISQQSETDMVAAAVNEMSATVQDIAANGATTRDQSGQADELARQGRDQVLKVSETITGLATSIERCTQHMQRLEGHSKEISGVVRVIRDIAEQTNLLALNAAIEAARAGESGRGFAVVADEVRALAQRVQNSTDEIQRMIEALQGGTRDAVADMQASAELTHESVEQVEEAGTSLSRITTAVSQIRDGNSEIASAVEQQSEVAESITQSVVQIRDVTERTVEQTQQSAATSQQLAALAHQLTSAVSKLKT
- a CDS encoding YcgL domain-containing protein, with translation MKVLCSIYRSRRKPGMYLYVPRQKGLSEVPEALLQVFGKPEHSLDLVLSPERKLAQEEIQTVLDNLQGQGFHLQMPPAEEEYIEHLPEELLRLNDPL